The following are from one region of the Triticum dicoccoides isolate Atlit2015 ecotype Zavitan unplaced genomic scaffold, WEW_v2.0 scaffold5622, whole genome shotgun sequence genome:
- the LOC119346964 gene encoding DIMBOA UDP-glucosyltransferase BX9-like — protein MARGHVALFPLPFQGHLSPALQLADALHGRGLAITVLHTTFNAPDPAAHPEFGFVAMADGGMPDAKDGIGKILAMNDDLEASGCVRDALAALEPRPACLVIDTSLPAAQKAAAELGLPTIVLHTGSAAAIRLFRSYAMLHDKGYLPAQEHELDKPVKELMPIRVSDLFDPSKYPNPEMANRLLDTATEVTDNSSGVVINTFEALETPELEAIRSELAASGVGVFAIGPLHKLSTIGGAGSSLLEAERSCIEWLDAQAAGSVLYVSFGSVAPVSREDFEEVAWGLANIGRPFLWVVRRGLVVGSGSEDTELPEGFERAAEGRGKVVRWAPQQEVLGHRAVGGFWTHSGWNSTLEGICEGVPMLCRPLLGDQLANGRYVEEVWRTGALLVGKLERGKVEQAIARFMEGDDGAAMMERAKELQIKAMEALSSAGSTQLAVDKLIDHMLSL, from the exons ATGGCCAGGGGTCACGTCGCGCTGTTCCCGCTGCCGTTCCAGGGCCACCTCAGCCCGGCGCTGCAGCTCGCCGATGCGCTCCACGGCCGAGGCCTCGCCATCACCGTCCTCCACACCACCTTCAACGCCCCCGACCCGGCCGCCCACCCGGAGTTCGGCTTCGTCGCCATGGCCGACGGTGGCATGCCGGACGCCAAGGACGGCATCGGCAAGATCCTCGCCATGAACGATGACTTGGAGGCGTCAGGGTGCGTCCGCGACGCGCTCGCGGCCTTGGAGCCCCGCCCGGCGTGCCTCGTCATCGACACCAGCCTCCCCGCCGCGCAGAAGGCCGCGGCCGAGCTGGGCCTCCCGACCATCGTGCTGCACACCGGCAGCGCGGCCGCCATCCGCTTGTTCAGGTCCTACGCCATGCTCCACGACAAGGGATACCTGCCGGCGCAAG AGCACGAGCTGGACAAGCCGGTGAAGGAGCTGATGCCGATCCGGGTGTCAGACCTGTTCGACCCCAGCAAATATCCCAACCCAGAAATGGCGAACAGGCTCCTGGACACGGCTACCGAGGTCACAGACAACTCCTCGGGGGTCGTGATCAACACGTTCGAAGCGCTCGAGACCCCCGAGCTGGAGGCGATCCGTTCCGAGCTCGCCGCCAGCGGCGTCGGGGTGTTCGCCATCGGCCCGCTCCACAAGCTCTCCACCATCGGCGGCGCCGGCAGCAGCCTGCTGGAGGCGGAGCGGAGCTGCATCGAGTGGCTGGACGCGCAGGCCGCGGGGTCCGTGCTGTACGTGAGCTTCGGGAGCGTGGCCCCGGTGAGCCGGGAAGACTTCGAGGAGGTCGCCTGGGGCCTCGCCAATATCggcaggcccttcctgtgggtcgtcCGGCGGGGCCTCGTCGTCGGCTCCGGCTCCGAGGACACGGAGCTGCCGGAGGGGTTCGAGCGGGCGGCGGAGGGCAGGGGCAAGGTGGTGAGGTGGGCGCCGCAGCAGGAGGTGCTCGGCCACCGTGCGGTGGGCGGGTTCTGGACGCACAGCGGCTGGAACTCGACGCTGGAGGGCATCTGCGAGGGGGTGCCGATGCTGTGCAGGCCGCTCTTGGGCGATCAGCTGGCCAACGGGAGATACGTGGAGGAGGTGTGGCGGACGGGGGCCTTGCTGGTGGGCAAGCTGGAACGGGGCAAGGTTGAGCAGGCGATCGCGAGGTTCATGGAAGGGGATGATGGCGCAGCCATGATGGAGAGAGCCAAGGAGCTTCAGATCAAAGCAATGGAGGCTTTGAGCAGCGCCGGGTCAACTCAGCTGGCGGTAGACAAGTTGATAGATCACATGCTATCCCTATGA